The following are encoded in a window of Lusitaniella coriacea LEGE 07157 genomic DNA:
- a CDS encoding ROK family protein: MTLLALDFGGTKHAAAIIAPGDSQWRNVKRQLSPTGADVRVDMEIARSLSRELLRGKTPTAIGVSFGGPVDATTGIVRLSHHVPGWENFPLKQKLEDEFSAPVSVDNDANVAALGEHRFGAGRGYESLLYITVSTGVGGGWILNGKPWRGFQGMAGEIGHGVVDPNGPMCLCGKQGCLERLASGPYIAQQVREILEKDPLRGAILRSRVGENLAAITAEQIAQAAAQGDDLSLEILNQAGWALGVAIGNVANLINPQLFVVGGGVSKAGQPLWDAIHQVAHQTALPEVHFEIVSAQLGDEAPLWGAVALAEDLLANP; this comes from the coding sequence ATGACCCTTCTTGCTCTCGATTTTGGCGGAACCAAACACGCCGCAGCCATTATCGCACCGGGCGATTCCCAGTGGCGCAATGTGAAACGTCAATTATCGCCGACGGGTGCGGATGTTAGGGTGGATATGGAGATCGCGCGATCGCTTAGTCGCGAACTATTGCGAGGGAAAACCCCCACCGCCATCGGCGTAAGCTTTGGGGGTCCCGTTGACGCAACCACAGGAATTGTGCGCCTCTCCCATCACGTTCCCGGTTGGGAAAACTTTCCCCTCAAACAAAAACTAGAAGACGAATTTAGCGCCCCCGTTAGCGTTGATAACGATGCCAACGTCGCTGCTTTAGGAGAACACCGTTTTGGGGCGGGTCGCGGATACGAAAGCTTGTTATACATTACCGTGAGTACTGGCGTTGGGGGCGGCTGGATTCTCAACGGCAAACCCTGGCGGGGTTTCCAAGGCATGGCAGGGGAAATCGGTCATGGAGTAGTCGATCCTAATGGCCCTATGTGTCTTTGCGGAAAGCAGGGATGTTTGGAACGATTAGCTTCGGGTCCTTATATTGCCCAACAGGTACGGGAGATATTAGAAAAAGATCCCCTACGAGGAGCCATTTTACGATCGCGCGTCGGTGAAAATCTCGCTGCAATTACCGCCGAACAAATCGCCCAAGCTGCCGCACAAGGGGACGATCTCTCCCTTGAAATCCTCAACCAAGCAGGTTGGGCATTAGGTGTAGCCATTGGCAATGTTGCCAACCTCATTAACCCGCAATTATTTGTTGTGGGGGGAGGAGTTAGCAAAGCAGGTCAACCTTTATGGGACGCAATACATCAGGTTGCACATCAAACCGCACTCCCAGAAGTTCATTTTGAGATCGTCTCTGCCCAATTGGGGGACGAAGCACCTTTGTGGGGGGCTGTCGCCTTAGCAGAAGACTTATTGGCAAACCCTTAA
- a CDS encoding DUF6464 family protein has product MKSTAFQRMRLQSHAYIKRQIAEYEQRLNLVSKRTNRQATCRFNAHSAFLLCAVNPSGPCSLCQDYAPVN; this is encoded by the coding sequence ATGAAATCCACTGCTTTCCAAAGAATGCGCTTGCAATCTCACGCTTATATCAAACGCCAAATTGCAGAATACGAACAACGCCTCAATTTAGTTTCCAAACGAACGAATCGGCAAGCAACTTGCCGATTCAATGCCCATTCCGCCTTTTTACTTTGTGCGGTTAATCCGAGTGGTCCTTGCTCTTTATGCCAAGATTACGCGCCGGTGAATTAA